A window of Desulfobacterales bacterium contains these coding sequences:
- a CDS encoding methyltransferase domain-containing protein has translation MTNDRIIRHYHVDENLTESVLSAIKKEKGGLDNLSVDDLIAIDGFHIRGRKSTIELAEQLNLDAGHRVLDIGAGSGGTARYLASRFGCRVIGIDLTFSYAALAAELAKHVGLSDQTAYGCANGAKLPFEKESFDIAWTDHIQMNIPDKGQYIKELRRVLKPGGKIALHEVFTGAHGDPYLPAPWSSEPSTSFVIPADQMKTHLTQMNFKVLEWQDVTEISSQWFQKMQARQKASSPPPLGIHLLMGPNAKEKIANMGRSLAEGRVRVIMGVLQKI, from the coding sequence ATGACCAACGACCGAATTATCCGCCACTACCATGTGGATGAGAATCTGACGGAAAGCGTATTATCCGCTATCAAAAAAGAAAAAGGCGGTTTGGATAATCTTTCCGTGGATGATCTGATCGCCATTGACGGCTTCCACATCCGGGGCCGCAAATCGACCATCGAGCTGGCCGAACAGCTCAACCTGGATGCCGGCCACAGGGTCTTAGACATCGGCGCCGGCTCGGGCGGCACGGCCCGGTATCTGGCATCCAGATTCGGCTGCCGGGTCATTGGTATTGATCTGACATTCTCCTATGCCGCCCTGGCGGCTGAACTTGCCAAGCACGTGGGGCTTTCCGATCAAACCGCCTATGGCTGCGCCAACGGGGCAAAACTTCCGTTTGAAAAAGAGAGTTTTGACATTGCCTGGACCGATCACATCCAGATGAACATCCCGGATAAGGGCCAGTATATTAAAGAGCTCCGCCGGGTGCTAAAGCCCGGCGGGAAAATCGCCCTGCATGAAGTGTTCACCGGCGCCCACGGTGATCCCTACCTGCCGGCACCCTGGTCGAGTGAGCCGTCCACGAGCTTTGTCATCCCGGCCGATCAAATGAAAACGCACTTAACGCAAATGAATTTTAAAGTTCTGGAATGGCAGGATGTCACGGAGATTTCCAGCCAGTGGTTTCAAAAGATGCAGGCCCGGCAAAAAGCGAGCAGCCCACCGCCTTTGGGGATTCACTTACTCATGGGGCCGAATGCGAAAGAAAAAATCGCCAATATGGGCCGCAGTCTGGCTGAAGGCCGGGTCCGGGTGATTATGGGGGTTTTGCAGAAAATCTGA
- a CDS encoding DUF3786 domain-containing protein, with amino-acid sequence MTKTKTPMEILKLLDQSNCRQCNEPTCMAFAAQVFKGKKKLSDCPKLDAAIIEQYGESDESAGDTEKPRTSEEEVEAYVESLKEKVREMDLSSVAEKLGGVFKNGRLTVKVLGKDFSVYPDGTLSADIHTNPWVSVPVLTYITQGVGKDLTGNWLPFRELEGGSAWAGLFHQRCEKPLKLIADTDYDLFVDLLDIFNGRPVEHLDADVARVFYVLPKVAIMICYWPAEEDFESSLKIYFDEVADENLNLASINALGSGLGRMFEKLAEKHSTKQSLAASQ; translated from the coding sequence ATGACAAAGACCAAAACCCCGATGGAGATACTGAAACTGCTGGATCAATCCAACTGCCGGCAATGCAATGAACCGACCTGTATGGCATTTGCCGCCCAGGTGTTTAAGGGGAAAAAGAAATTAAGCGACTGCCCGAAACTGGATGCCGCCATCATCGAACAATACGGTGAAAGCGATGAAAGCGCCGGGGATACGGAAAAACCGCGCACCTCGGAGGAAGAGGTCGAGGCCTATGTGGAAAGCCTGAAGGAGAAAGTCCGCGAGATGGATCTTTCCTCGGTGGCAGAAAAACTGGGGGGCGTATTTAAAAACGGACGCCTCACCGTTAAAGTGCTGGGCAAAGATTTCAGCGTATACCCTGACGGCACCCTTTCCGCGGACATTCACACCAACCCCTGGGTGTCTGTGCCGGTGCTGACCTATATCACCCAGGGCGTGGGAAAGGATCTAACCGGTAACTGGCTGCCCTTCCGGGAACTGGAAGGCGGCAGCGCATGGGCCGGCCTGTTTCACCAGCGTTGCGAAAAGCCCCTAAAGCTGATCGCGGATACTGATTATGATCTTTTCGTGGATCTGCTGGATATATTTAACGGCCGGCCGGTGGAGCATCTGGATGCGGATGTCGCCCGGGTCTTTTATGTGCTGCCCAAGGTGGCCATCATGATCTGCTACTGGCCGGCAGAGGAGGATTTTGAGTCAAGCCTCAAAATCTATTTTGACGAAGTGGCAGATGAGAACTTAAACCTTGCCTCCATCAATGCCCTGGGCTCGGGGCTGGGCCGCATGTTTGAAAAACTGGCGGAAAAGCACAGTACGAAGCAATCGCTGGCAGCGAGCCAATAA
- a CDS encoding DUF4105 domain-containing protein: MALLAAGIFFPFPAHSGPCGQCSVERLLSTAREKNLHADRYWHILMHYEKKLTGVESQVDDPDFFLAEDGKTDPEAELRATIRYLFDGETDAQEEAACRFYARFGWLKEELGGVLPQCFAGRDCPDIDRIDPRSASLIFPTYYMNNPASMFGHTLIIIDTAYTNKRLSNAVNYAAVTGGGDGLSMALSGLTGLYQGYYSVMPYYKKIQEYSDINQRDIWEYQLNLTPAELRRMVRHIREMDEIGSDYYFFDENCSYNLLYLIEAARPSVHLIDRFDLYAIPIDTVKAVKEEGLIVDAAFRPAKATRIDYLIDHLDTGEVAAAEAIIRGRTAPAALLDKPFSREEKIRILDLVVEVIQYQYVSKDLDKKSYRKQLLSALRVRSGLGQAETDWEAEIPVPPRPENSHDSRRASAGVGLRSGDVFYELRFRPALTDLTDMDYVHNQGAQIEFGDLRTRYYPESGRLTLEQFDIVDIVSVAPMDAIFKPLSWKFNTGWHRKPLENDGDASYYRVNGGAGAAARTSWLGMCYAMAEAELAVGGDLEADYAAGSGASLGTIFSLGPASKFHLYGRGLGFFAGDTHAEYTAGAIGNFRLSPNNHLSVEAAYKDAGQQHYEVLTAWHLFF, from the coding sequence ATGGCGCTGTTGGCTGCCGGCATTTTTTTTCCATTCCCCGCCCATTCCGGGCCATGCGGTCAGTGTTCGGTCGAGCGCCTGCTCTCGACGGCCCGGGAAAAAAATCTTCATGCGGACCGGTACTGGCATATCCTCATGCACTATGAGAAAAAGCTGACAGGTGTTGAAAGCCAGGTGGATGATCCGGATTTTTTCCTGGCAGAAGACGGCAAGACCGATCCGGAAGCCGAACTCCGGGCCACCATCCGCTATCTCTTTGACGGCGAAACTGACGCGCAGGAAGAAGCCGCCTGCCGGTTTTACGCCCGGTTCGGGTGGTTGAAAGAAGAGCTGGGCGGGGTGCTGCCGCAATGTTTTGCCGGCCGGGACTGCCCGGATATCGACCGCATCGACCCGCGGTCGGCCAGCCTGATTTTTCCCACCTATTACATGAACAACCCGGCCTCTATGTTTGGCCATACGCTGATTATCATTGATACGGCATATACCAACAAACGGTTGTCCAATGCGGTAAATTATGCGGCTGTTACCGGGGGCGGCGACGGGTTATCAATGGCCCTTTCCGGGCTTACCGGGCTTTACCAGGGGTATTATTCGGTTATGCCCTATTATAAAAAAATCCAGGAATACAGCGATATCAACCAGCGGGATATATGGGAGTACCAACTGAATCTAACCCCGGCAGAGCTTCGCCGGATGGTGCGCCACATCCGGGAAATGGACGAGATCGGCTCGGATTACTATTTTTTTGATGAAAACTGCTCCTACAACCTGCTTTATCTGATCGAGGCCGCACGGCCGTCGGTTCACCTGATTGATCGGTTTGATCTCTACGCCATTCCCATTGATACCGTTAAGGCGGTAAAGGAAGAAGGCCTTATTGTGGATGCGGCATTCAGGCCGGCCAAGGCCACCCGGATTGATTACCTGATCGACCATCTGGATACCGGAGAGGTCGCGGCTGCCGAGGCGATCATCCGGGGCCGAACAGCTCCTGCAGCGTTGCTCGACAAACCGTTTTCCCGGGAGGAAAAGATCCGGATACTGGATCTGGTGGTCGAGGTGATTCAATACCAATATGTCAGTAAAGACCTGGACAAGAAGAGCTATCGTAAGCAGCTCCTTTCCGCATTGCGGGTCCGCAGCGGGCTGGGGCAGGCTGAAACCGACTGGGAGGCGGAAATTCCGGTGCCGCCGCGGCCCGAAAACAGCCACGATTCCAGACGGGCCAGCGCCGGGGTCGGCCTGCGAAGCGGGGATGTGTTTTATGAGCTGCGGTTTCGGCCGGCGCTGACCGATCTAACCGATATGGATTATGTCCATAACCAGGGGGCCCAGATTGAGTTCGGCGACCTGCGGACCCGGTATTATCCGGAATCCGGCCGGCTGACCCTTGAGCAGTTTGATATTGTGGATATTGTGTCGGTTGCGCCAATGGACGCCATTTTTAAGCCCCTTTCCTGGAAATTCAACACCGGCTGGCACCGAAAGCCGCTTGAAAATGACGGCGACGCCTCTTATTACCGGGTAAACGGCGGGGCCGGAGCGGCCGCCCGGACGTCATGGCTGGGGATGTGTTATGCCATGGCCGAAGCCGAGTTAGCGGTGGGCGGCGACCTGGAGGCCGACTACGCTGCGGGGAGCGGGGCGTCGCTTGGCACCATTTTTTCCTTGGGGCCGGCCAGCAAGTTTCATTTATACGGCCGGGGGCTCGGATTTTTTGCCGGCGATACCCATGCCGAGTATACAGCCGGCGCAATCGGCAATTTCCGGCTCAGTCCGAACAATCATTTATCGGTTGAGGCCGCATATAAAGATGCGGGTCAGCAGCATTATGAGGTGCTGACCGCGTGGCATTTGTTTTTTTAG
- a CDS encoding type II toxin-antitoxin system HicA family toxin, with translation MSKLEKLYEHILMRRSDANVPFETLCSLLKRLGFDERIRGDHHIFTKDGVDEILNLQPKEGKGKPYQVKQVRDVILKYQIRIGE, from the coding sequence ATGAGCAAACTGGAAAAGCTGTACGAGCACATTTTGATGCGAAGATCAGATGCGAATGTCCCATTCGAGACTTTATGCTCCCTGCTCAAGCGGCTTGGGTTTGATGAGCGTATCAGAGGGGATCACCATATCTTCACCAAGGATGGTGTTGATGAGATTCTCAATTTACAGCCCAAAGAGGGTAAAGGTAAACCATATCAAGTCAAACAAGTCAGGGATGTAATCCTGAAGTACCAAATTCGAATTGGAGAATGA
- a CDS encoding long-chain fatty acid--CoA ligase produces MTAYYEGLEISEKPNYSLFIREQVDKYGDKIALRAKREGVWESISWHEFGDKINQAAKAMLEMGIQDQQMISIFSQNKPECTIIDIAALAIRAVPVFIYATNTAGQAEYIVNDCKARLIFVGDQEQYDKAKTLFPNCDSLQKIIAFDPNIQLDGSENAMYLSDFLEIGRNSKLGDEIDNRMSRASQHDILTLIYTSGTTGEPKGVILTHFNLIFTAAAHDKRLDSVSDQDVSLCFLPLSHVFERTWTYYALYRGMEVIYLDDPKIIIDFIKEAKPHIMCSVPRIYEKIYAAVYHNLESASPMKKKLFHWAMGKGAQRNNLIKDQKPVPLLIEMQYKMADKLVLSKIRDLVGGRIRFMPCAGAPLAQNIEEFFYAAGMFVWYGYGLSETTATATCHPSHNFKFGLVGTPLPGVHVKISDKGEILIKGGNVMQGYYNKPEATAEAFTEDGWFRTGDVGEFDENGELRITDRIKDLMKTSGGKYIAPQLIESTLGADHFIEQVMVIGEQKKFVSALIVPSFEALEEYAQNRNIAYSSRAELVQHPEIIELYRQRINEGSKELASYEQVKEFTLLRDEFSVDRNEITPTMKIKRKFVAEKYNDAINNMYG; encoded by the coding sequence ATGACAGCATATTATGAAGGACTGGAGATCTCGGAAAAGCCCAATTATTCACTTTTTATTCGGGAACAGGTGGATAAATACGGGGATAAAATCGCCCTGCGGGCCAAACGGGAAGGCGTTTGGGAATCCATTTCATGGCACGAGTTCGGTGACAAAATCAACCAGGCGGCCAAAGCCATGCTGGAGATGGGGATCCAAGACCAGCAGATGATAAGCATCTTCTCCCAGAACAAACCGGAATGCACCATTATCGATATCGCCGCACTCGCCATCCGGGCCGTGCCGGTATTCATCTATGCCACCAACACCGCCGGCCAGGCCGAGTATATCGTCAACGACTGCAAGGCCCGGCTGATTTTCGTGGGTGATCAGGAGCAATATGATAAGGCCAAAACCCTTTTTCCCAACTGTGACTCGCTTCAAAAAATCATCGCATTTGATCCCAACATCCAACTCGATGGTTCGGAGAACGCCATGTACCTCTCCGATTTTCTGGAAATCGGCAGAAATTCAAAACTCGGCGATGAAATCGACAATCGGATGTCCCGGGCCTCGCAGCATGATATACTCACCCTGATCTATACCTCCGGCACCACCGGCGAGCCAAAAGGCGTTATACTGACCCATTTCAACCTGATTTTCACAGCGGCCGCCCATGACAAGCGCCTTGACAGCGTAAGCGACCAGGATGTATCCCTCTGCTTTCTGCCGCTTTCCCACGTGTTCGAGCGCACCTGGACCTATTATGCATTGTACCGGGGCATGGAGGTCATTTATCTGGATGACCCCAAAATCATCATCGATTTTATCAAGGAGGCCAAGCCCCATATCATGTGCTCGGTGCCGCGGATTTATGAGAAAATCTATGCCGCCGTGTATCACAACCTGGAGTCCGCCTCACCTATGAAGAAAAAACTCTTTCACTGGGCCATGGGCAAAGGCGCACAGCGCAACAACCTGATAAAGGACCAGAAACCTGTTCCCCTCTTGATTGAGATGCAATATAAGATGGCGGACAAACTGGTATTGAGCAAAATCCGGGATCTGGTCGGCGGCCGCATCCGCTTCATGCCGTGCGCCGGCGCGCCGCTTGCCCAGAATATCGAGGAGTTCTTTTACGCGGCCGGCATGTTTGTCTGGTACGGCTACGGTCTGAGCGAGACCACGGCCACCGCCACCTGCCATCCTTCCCATAACTTCAAATTCGGCCTGGTCGGCACCCCGCTGCCCGGCGTTCATGTAAAAATCAGCGACAAGGGCGAAATCCTGATCAAAGGCGGCAATGTCATGCAGGGCTATTATAACAAGCCGGAGGCGACCGCCGAGGCATTCACCGAAGACGGCTGGTTTAGAACCGGGGATGTCGGGGAATTCGATGAAAACGGAGAGCTTCGGATCACCGATCGCATCAAGGACCTGATGAAAACCTCGGGCGGCAAATACATCGCCCCGCAGCTCATTGAATCCACCCTGGGGGCGGATCACTTCATTGAGCAGGTGATGGTCATCGGCGAGCAGAAAAAATTCGTCTCCGCGCTGATCGTGCCCTCATTTGAAGCCCTGGAAGAATATGCCCAAAACCGGAATATCGCCTACAGCAGCCGGGCCGAGCTGGTTCAGCATCCGGAAATCATTGAGCTCTACCGACAGCGGATCAACGAGGGCTCCAAAGAGCTGGCCAGTTACGAACAGGTCAAGGAATTCACGCTCCTGCGGGATGAATTCTCAGTGGACCGCAATGAGATCACCCCCACCATGAAGATCAAGCGCAAATTCGTGGCGGAAAAATATAATGATGCCATTAACAACATGTACGGATAG
- a CDS encoding calcium/sodium antiporter yields the protein MILHLILLAAGFLLLYFGAEWLVKGSANLARSLGISAVVIGLTVVAFGTSTPELVVSVISSLQDKSMIAVGNVVGSNICNIALVLGAAAAIMPITANRSVVQRDIPLMLAISVYLLLLSLDSRISRIEGVTLFAGIILYTIFNYYISIKENPASREISYTPANRGAEACDTADPAESIEAQVEEIDTIESRPKQVLMIIAGIAGVVIGADTMIDAAVAMMKNSGVSEKFIGLTIVALGTSLPELATSVVAAMKKQMDISIGNLVGSNVFNILSVIGAAGMIRPIPIPGGFIESGLIIDYLVMMGISLLPWLMMRKDCTVKRWGGGLLILCYAGYIAYLIHIG from the coding sequence ATGATTTTACACCTGATACTGCTGGCTGCCGGGTTTCTGCTGCTCTATTTCGGGGCCGAATGGCTGGTCAAGGGCTCGGCCAACCTGGCCCGGAGCCTGGGCATCAGCGCGGTGGTAATCGGCCTCACCGTGGTGGCCTTCGGCACCTCGACCCCGGAGCTGGTGGTAAGTGTGATCTCATCGCTTCAGGACAAGAGCATGATCGCGGTGGGAAACGTGGTGGGCAGCAATATCTGCAATATCGCCCTGGTGCTGGGTGCGGCCGCCGCCATCATGCCGATCACCGCCAACCGGTCGGTGGTCCAACGCGATATCCCGCTGATGCTTGCCATCTCCGTCTATCTGCTTCTGCTCTCTCTGGACTCCCGCATCAGCCGGATCGAAGGGGTTACCCTGTTTGCCGGGATTATTTTATACACCATTTTCAACTACTACATCTCGATTAAAGAAAACCCGGCAAGCCGCGAAATTTCATATACCCCGGCTAACAGGGGCGCAGAGGCCTGCGATACTGCGGACCCGGCTGAAAGCATAGAGGCGCAGGTCGAAGAGATCGACACCATTGAATCCCGCCCCAAACAGGTGCTCATGATCATTGCGGGCATTGCCGGGGTGGTGATCGGCGCGGACACGATGATCGATGCCGCTGTGGCCATGATGAAAAATTCCGGAGTCAGCGAAAAATTCATCGGCTTAACCATTGTGGCGCTTGGCACCTCGCTGCCTGAGCTGGCCACCTCAGTGGTGGCGGCCATGAAAAAACAGATGGACATCAGCATCGGCAACCTGGTGGGCAGCAATGTCTTTAACATCCTGTCAGTGATCGGTGCCGCCGGAATGATCCGGCCGATCCCCATCCCGGGCGGCTTCATTGAAAGCGGACTGATTATCGATTACCTGGTGATGATGGGTATCAGCCTCCTGCCGTGGCTGATGATGCGAAAGGACTGCACGGTTAAACGGTGGGGCGGCGGGCTGCTGATCTTATGCTATGCCGGCTATATTGCCTATCTGATCCATATCGGATAA
- a CDS encoding type II toxin-antitoxin system HicB family antitoxin: MEKKYEIIIFWSSEDNSFVAEVPELPGCMADGKSYQEALSNAEQIIDEWIETATRLGRPIPQPKGRLAYA, translated from the coding sequence ATGGAAAAAAAATACGAAATCATTATTTTTTGGAGCTCTGAGGACAATTCATTTGTGGCCGAGGTGCCGGAACTCCCCGGATGCATGGCGGACGGGAAGAGCTACCAAGAAGCCCTAAGCAATGCGGAACAAATTATCGATGAGTGGATCGAAACTGCTACAAGACTCGGCAGGCCTATTCCTCAGCCGAAAGGCCGTCTTGCGTATGCCTAA
- a CDS encoding DUF3015 family protein yields the protein MKKIAFIVLICFMTVGFASVCMAQGGHTVREDCGCGLGGMAIGDKTGLVWKLVGTFLNGISGNQTFAMSSGTLDCGQVQSLAMNEQLNIYVADNMDSLAVDIAQGEGESLDALAEIAQVPETKRPMLNSKLQQNFDRIYIDSEVTNETVVTEIAQIIQTI from the coding sequence ATGAAAAAGATTGCTTTTATTGTTCTCATCTGTTTTATGACGGTGGGCTTTGCATCGGTATGCATGGCCCAGGGCGGCCACACGGTCCGCGAGGACTGCGGATGCGGCTTAGGCGGCATGGCTATCGGGGACAAAACCGGCCTGGTCTGGAAGCTGGTGGGCACGTTTTTAAACGGCATCTCCGGCAATCAAACGTTTGCCATGAGTTCCGGAACGCTTGATTGCGGTCAGGTGCAGTCCCTGGCCATGAACGAGCAGTTAAACATCTACGTGGCCGACAACATGGATTCCCTGGCCGTTGACATCGCCCAGGGCGAGGGGGAATCCCTGGATGCGCTGGCGGAGATCGCCCAAGTGCCCGAAACCAAACGGCCCATGTTAAACAGCAAGCTGCAGCAGAATTTCGACCGGATCTATATCGATTCAGAGGTGACCAACGAGACCGTCGTTACTGAAATTGCCCAGATCATTCAAACCATCTGA
- a CDS encoding class I SAM-dependent methyltransferase codes for MNEKKFDVKKLQKLNNPDRLRDIPPEYIWGRIGILNPDVLVDIGAGTGFFSVPFLKLSKGETLYACDISDTMIEWMEEHICPQNPGIKPLKIEENRVPLDDETAVLVFMINLHHELDNPQAILLESYRILKNGGKIFIVDWKKEEMDEGPPEHIRWQPEQVKEQMAAANFQNVQLFNDLAKHFLLVGEKSV; via the coding sequence ATGAATGAGAAAAAGTTTGATGTCAAAAAACTGCAGAAGCTTAATAATCCGGACAGGTTACGGGACATCCCGCCGGAGTATATCTGGGGCAGAATAGGTATCTTAAATCCCGACGTACTGGTCGATATCGGGGCGGGAACCGGTTTTTTCAGCGTTCCCTTTTTGAAGTTATCAAAAGGGGAGACGCTTTATGCCTGTGATATATCCGATACCATGATTGAATGGATGGAAGAACATATTTGTCCCCAAAACCCCGGCATTAAGCCGCTCAAGATTGAGGAGAACCGTGTGCCGCTGGATGATGAAACGGCGGTCCTGGTGTTCATGATCAATCTGCATCATGAACTGGACAATCCACAGGCCATCCTATTGGAATCATATAGAATTTTAAAAAATGGCGGTAAAATTTTTATTGTGGACTGGAAAAAGGAGGAAATGGATGAAGGCCCGCCCGAGCACATCCGCTGGCAGCCCGAACAGGTAAAAGAGCAGATGGCGGCCGCGAATTTCCAGAATGTTCAATTATTCAACGATCTGGCGAAGCATTTTCTGCTGGTTGGTGAAAAATCCGTATAG
- a CDS encoding imidazole glycerol phosphate synthase cyclase subunit, whose protein sequence is MDQAVKIMPCLDMQNGRVVKGVHFVDIRDAGDPVECARAYCEAGADELALLDITATVEKRATMLDVVKRVAEVTTVPFTVGGGISDVKSAEMVLNAGANKVSTSSAAFRKPEVIKEMVKELGAGNVTVAIDVDQNPAMPSGYEVYIDGGRTATGADAIEWAKRVDGYGVPVILPTSKAGDGAKTGYDLPVISAMKDAVSAEVVASGGAGELAHFYQAVEAGATILLAASVFHFGMIEISDLKTYLRERGAAVR, encoded by the coding sequence TTGGATCAAGCAGTTAAAATCATGCCTTGTCTGGACATGCAGAACGGCCGCGTTGTTAAGGGGGTTCATTTTGTTGACATACGAGACGCCGGTGATCCGGTGGAATGCGCGCGCGCCTATTGCGAGGCGGGGGCGGATGAGCTGGCGCTTCTGGATATCACGGCGACGGTTGAAAAAAGGGCCACCATGCTGGATGTCGTTAAACGCGTGGCCGAGGTCACCACCGTGCCATTTACCGTGGGCGGGGGCATTTCAGATGTGAAATCCGCCGAAATGGTGCTGAACGCGGGCGCAAACAAGGTGTCGACCAGCAGCGCGGCCTTCCGGAAGCCCGAGGTAATCAAAGAAATGGTTAAAGAGCTGGGCGCCGGGAACGTGACCGTGGCTATTGACGTGGATCAAAATCCGGCGATGCCGTCCGGTTATGAAGTCTATATTGACGGCGGCCGGACCGCCACCGGCGCAGATGCCATCGAATGGGCAAAGCGGGTTGACGGTTACGGCGTGCCGGTGATTCTGCCCACAAGCAAAGCCGGGGACGGCGCTAAGACCGGTTATGATCTGCCGGTGATAAGTGCGATGAAAGATGCGGTGTCGGCCGAAGTGGTGGCCTCCGGCGGCGCCGGGGAGCTGGCGCATTTCTATCAGGCGGTGGAAGCCGGGGCGACTATTTTGCTTGCCGCATCTGTTTTTCATTTCGGGATGATTGAAATCAGCGACTTGAAGACCTATTTGCGCGAACGGGGGGCGGCTGTGCGCTGA
- a CDS encoding ATP-binding protein: protein MDAVYVMQLKKRYGVKKRFEYIKEGIFMKWTSRFTLKSRVFLNIFLLLALTLGVGLTSVWHASQFSGMLAKLVNKDIVALEAARGLQTALANHKGFATYYFLDGDPKWLEQLRAQRRHFQEWLKEAYSMEHKTELDKLLRQIENKYHEYIHAKDTVIALYKSDRRDLGEKQHWAVRSQFFELNDLCRQYEKSIQENMLSARRAGYEHFRRLTAIVVTLVLAALGLGILLCVMLVTQVLAPIRRLTQEAATFDDSVPEGDEVRALSRRVRGLMEDMDRTRSELQQSKELLMNSEKMALVGKLATEVAHSIRNPMTSINMRLFSLARSLELNPTQKEDFDVVSEEMRRLDNIVRNFLEFSRPHKLHKQRLNICDVISMTLDLLSYRLNLHSVAVHWTPDESLPKIEADPELLKEVFVNLVVNACEAMVNGGDIEIEAEAATAEHIGRSVIIRVKDSGPGMSEDVQARVLEPFETTKADGTGLGLFIVVRIVEEHGGRLELISAEGKGTTFRITLPAVEEGSE from the coding sequence ATGGACGCTGTATACGTTATGCAGTTAAAAAAGCGCTATGGGGTTAAAAAGCGCTTTGAGTATATAAAGGAAGGTATATTTATGAAGTGGACAAGCCGGTTCACGCTGAAGTCACGGGTATTTCTCAATATATTTCTTCTGCTGGCGTTAACCCTGGGCGTGGGCCTGACCAGCGTTTGGCATGCCTCGCAGTTCAGCGGTATGCTTGCCAAATTAGTTAATAAAGATATTGTGGCCCTGGAGGCCGCGAGAGGCCTGCAGACCGCCCTTGCCAACCACAAAGGCTTTGCCACCTATTATTTTCTGGATGGGGATCCGAAATGGCTTGAGCAGTTGAGAGCCCAGAGACGGCACTTTCAGGAATGGCTGAAAGAGGCCTATTCCATGGAGCATAAAACTGAACTGGATAAGCTTCTGAGGCAGATTGAAAATAAATACCATGAATATATCCACGCAAAAGATACGGTGATTGCCTTGTATAAAAGCGACCGGCGGGATCTGGGCGAAAAGCAGCACTGGGCGGTGCGTTCCCAGTTTTTTGAATTAAATGATCTGTGCCGGCAGTATGAAAAGTCTATTCAGGAGAATATGTTAAGCGCCCGTAGGGCCGGTTATGAACATTTTCGTCGGCTTACGGCCATTGTGGTCACCCTCGTGTTGGCGGCTTTGGGTTTGGGGATACTGCTATGTGTTATGCTGGTGACCCAGGTACTGGCGCCCATCCGGAGACTGACCCAGGAGGCGGCGACTTTTGATGATTCCGTGCCTGAGGGCGATGAAGTCCGGGCGCTAAGTCGGCGGGTGCGTGGCCTGATGGAGGATATGGACCGCACCCGAAGCGAGTTGCAGCAGAGCAAAGAACTGTTGATGAACTCTGAGAAAATGGCACTTGTCGGCAAACTGGCCACGGAAGTGGCCCACAGCATCCGAAACCCCATGACTTCGATTAATATGCGGCTTTTTTCTCTGGCCCGGAGTCTGGAACTGAATCCCACGCAAAAGGAAGATTTTGATGTGGTTTCAGAGGAAATGCGCCGGCTGGACAATATTGTCCGTAATTTTCTTGAATTCTCCCGCCCCCATAAACTCCACAAGCAGCGGCTAAATATCTGCGATGTAATCAGCATGACGCTGGACCTGTTATCCTATCGCCTGAATCTGCATTCAGTGGCGGTGCATTGGACCCCGGATGAATCGCTGCCAAAGATCGAAGCGGACCCGGAGCTGTTAAAGGAGGTCTTTGTCAATCTCGTGGTCAATGCCTGCGAGGCCATGGTCAACGGAGGCGACATTGAGATAGAAGCCGAGGCTGCAACAGCGGAGCATATCGGACGGTCGGTGATCATTCGGGTTAAGGACAGCGGGCCGGGAATGTCCGAAGATGTCCAGGCCCGGGTGCTTGAGCCGTTTGAAACCACCAAGGCGGACGGCACCGGTCTCGGGCTCTTTATAGTGGTGCGCATTGTCGAGGAGCACGGGGGCCGCCTCGAATTGATATCGGCTGAAGGCAAAGGCACCACCTTTAGGATTACATTGCCGGCGGTTGAGGAGGGATCCGAATGA